In the Archaeoglobus neptunius genome, GTTCCGCCAGAAATTGTCTTGTTCTTTCATCACTCTCAAAAAGTCCTGCCTTGGCACCGCATTCAACCGCCATGTTGGAGATTGTTAGCCTTTCTTCAACACTCATTCTCTCAGCACACGCTCCATGAAATTCCAGTGCTTTGTACGTCGCTCCACTAACACCAAGATCGCCAATAAGCTTCAGAATAACGTCTTTAGCGTAAACGCCCTTCGGAAAGTAGCCGACAAGCTCGATCCGGAAAGACTCCGGAACCCTGAACCAGTTTTTACCCAGTGCGATGGCGATAGCAACATCGGTGGATCCCATTCCTGTTGAAAACGCCCCAATTCCGCCATATGTGCATGTGTGACTGTCAGCCCCAACCGCAAGGTCGCCCGGCTTAACGTACCTCTCAACCATTAACTGGTGGATGATTCCCTCTCCAGGTGGGTTGAAATCCGCCCCAATCTTCTTTGCAAACTCGAATATTAGCTTCTGGTCGTTGCTCAGTTCTTTCCTTGGAGAGGGTGCTGCATGATCGACGAAGAAGTGCGCCCTTTCTGCTGCTTTGATCTCGGTTCCCAGTTCCGCAAGCTGTCTTATTGCCAGAGGAGCGGTCCCGTCCTGGAGAGCTATCTGGTTGATCTCAGCAACCACAAGATCGCCAGCATAAGCATCGCTTTTTGATTTTTCACTGAGTATCTTTTCCGCAATAGTTTTGCCCATACATTAAAATCAATTCATGGCTTTTTAATCTTTTGAGTTGGAGGCAAACTTTATAGGGTTTCGTGAGTTGAGTAAATTATGAGACATCCAAGAGTTGCTGGTAGCTTTTATCCCTCAAACAGACAGTCACTGATAGCGATGCTGGAGGAGTACACATCACCCTCCAAGGACGAAAGAGTGGTTTCATGTGTTTCCCCGCACGCAGGCTACGTATATTCTGGCAGAACGGCAGGAAGGGTCCATTCTCTTCTCCCCGATGCGGAGACTTTTGTAATACTCGGACCGAACCACACGGGTATGGGGTTGCCGGTCGCAGTTTCGAAGGATACCTGGCTTACCCCCCTGGGGGAGGTTGAGGTTGATGAGGATTTCATAGAGGCGATGCCGGGAATAATCATTGATGTTGACGAGACGGCTCACAGATACGAGCACTCCCTTGAGGTTCAGGTTCCGTTTCTGCAGTTTCTGCACGATAACTTCAAAATTGTTCCCATCTGTCTTGGATTGCAGGATGAAGAAACGGCCAGAGAGGTGGCGGAAGAGATAAGTGCGGCGGAAGAGGAAACAGGTAGAAAAATTGTTGTTATCGCATCCTCGGACATGCATCACTATTTGCCGGATGAGGAGTGCAGAAGACTTGATGAA is a window encoding:
- a CDS encoding 3-isopropylmalate dehydratase large subunit — translated: MGKTIAEKILSEKSKSDAYAGDLVVAEINQIALQDGTAPLAIRQLAELGTEIKAAERAHFFVDHAAPSPRKELSNDQKLIFEFAKKIGADFNPPGEGIIHQLMVERYVKPGDLAVGADSHTCTYGGIGAFSTGMGSTDVAIAIALGKNWFRVPESFRIELVGYFPKGVYAKDVILKLIGDLGVSGATYKALEFHGACAERMSVEERLTISNMAVECGAKAGLFESDERTRQFLAELGREQDFREIFADEDAEYEREITVDVSNLAPMVSKPHNVDNVAEIEDVEGTEVNQVYIGTCTNGRLSDLEIAARILKGRKVKDGVRLIVVPASRRVYLKAMEMGLLRIFVEAGGMVLSPGCGPCVGIHQGILADGEVCISTQNRNFKGRMGNPNAYIYLSSPATAAASAVKGVIADPREFL
- a CDS encoding MEMO1 family protein, with amino-acid sequence MRHPRVAGSFYPSNRQSLIAMLEEYTSPSKDERVVSCVSPHAGYVYSGRTAGRVHSLLPDAETFVILGPNHTGMGLPVAVSKDTWLTPLGEVEVDEDFIEAMPGIIIDVDETAHRYEHSLEVQVPFLQFLHDNFKIVPICLGLQDEETAREVAEEISAAEEETGRKIVVIASSDMHHYLPDEECRRLDEKVIDAILSMDVGKYYDTIYRLQASVCGYGCIAVAMNYALKKGAKAELVDYSTSGDVADRNQVVGYAGIVFRV